The proteins below are encoded in one region of Sulfolobus sp. A20:
- the moaA gene encoding GTP 3',8-cyclase MoaA, with translation MIDRFGRPLDDLRITLTHACNFQCFFCHMEGEDEISNGLRLEDILLVAKVARDFGIRSVKLTGGEPTLRRDLIEIIKGLKELGYQDVSMTTNGFLLRDLAPKLKEAGLDRINISLHAVSRETFKKITGVDAFDKILEGVRRAIETGFRPVKLNYVVNKRNINEALMFLELAEKLGVNEVHLIELHPVGLGKVFFNEHEKLNELEEYISKIAIKREVRKKHLRPRYVLPSGLIVEVVKPYANPIFCAGCNRIRLTVDGKLKTCLYKEDNIIDISNVFKEDFAEEIKEQLVSRAFSIAISIREPNFKYKL, from the coding sequence ATGATTGATAGATTTGGTAGACCTTTAGACGATTTAAGGATAACATTAACGCATGCTTGCAATTTTCAATGCTTCTTCTGCCATATGGAAGGAGAGGACGAGATAAGTAATGGATTAAGGCTAGAGGACATTTTGTTAGTAGCTAAAGTTGCTAGAGATTTTGGTATAAGATCAGTTAAACTAACTGGTGGCGAGCCTACATTAAGGCGTGATTTAATTGAAATAATCAAAGGACTTAAAGAACTAGGCTATCAAGATGTTTCAATGACCACTAATGGTTTCTTGTTGAGAGATTTAGCACCTAAATTAAAAGAAGCTGGTTTAGATAGAATAAACATAAGTTTACATGCAGTATCTAGGGAAACTTTTAAGAAGATAACAGGGGTTGACGCATTTGATAAAATCTTAGAAGGAGTTAGAAGAGCTATAGAGACAGGCTTTAGACCAGTTAAGTTAAATTATGTGGTGAATAAGCGTAATATTAATGAAGCTTTAATGTTCTTAGAATTAGCCGAAAAATTAGGAGTTAATGAGGTACATTTAATTGAACTTCATCCAGTAGGGTTAGGTAAGGTTTTCTTCAACGAGCATGAAAAGCTAAATGAACTAGAGGAATACATATCTAAGATAGCTATAAAGAGAGAAGTTAGAAAAAAACATCTTAGGCCTCGTTACGTTTTACCCTCTGGCTTAATAGTAGAAGTAGTAAAGCCATATGCTAATCCAATTTTCTGTGCTGGATGTAATAGAATAAGACTGACAGTAGACGGTAAATTAAAGACATGTCTATATAAAGAAGATAACATAATAGATATCTCAAACGTCTTCAAGGAAGACTTCGCAGAAGAGATAAAGGAACAGCTAGTAAGTAGAGCATTTAGTATAGCAATATCTATTAGGGAGCCTAATTTTAAGTATAAATTATGA
- a CDS encoding serine/threonine protein kinase: protein MKVDDEQYVEKCYTSVFGIKWYFISSFFWNYPYVADPKERFYREMDFFLEKWEKNVYVPKIVDIDTKTLCIIREFVSGEEVNERNIEIVAKGIREIHEEGFVLGDTKISNFLLTNDKKLAIIDAEQSMKSNNISYKAWDLLVFFLFLSYKLVNLDSFAEASKIFLDEYNPDSSLVKEFFNIKNINLMSVYPPLHLFTLKNLMTNFY from the coding sequence GTGAAAGTCGATGATGAGCAATATGTCGAAAAATGTTATACTTCAGTTTTTGGAATAAAGTGGTATTTTATTTCTAGTTTCTTTTGGAACTATCCTTATGTCGCAGATCCAAAAGAGCGATTTTATAGAGAAATGGATTTTTTCCTTGAAAAATGGGAAAAGAACGTCTATGTACCTAAAATAGTCGATATAGACACAAAAACGCTATGTATTATTAGAGAATTTGTAAGTGGTGAAGAGGTAAACGAGAGGAATATAGAAATAGTTGCTAAAGGGATTAGGGAAATACATGAGGAGGGATTTGTTTTAGGAGACACAAAGATAAGTAATTTTCTACTTACGAATGACAAAAAATTAGCTATTATAGATGCTGAGCAATCGATGAAATCAAACAATATATCTTATAAAGCCTGGGACTTACTTGTCTTCTTTCTCTTCCTAAGTTATAAGTTAGTCAACTTAGACTCATTTGCAGAGGCATCAAAGATTTTTTTAGATGAGTATAATCCAGATAGTAGCTTAGTAAAGGAATTTTTCAATATCAAGAATATAAATTTAATGAGCGTATATCCTCCTCTACATCTATTTACTTTAAAAAACTTAATGACTAATTTTTATTAA
- a CDS encoding cysteine synthase family protein, with amino-acid sequence MWPTPLLKLKIGDDVWGKLEYYNPFSRSIKDRTAYYLFKQALVNNSRQIVEATSGNLGVALASLSAIYGVKFTMFIPITAPRVYKVLVKLLGGDVIEGGNSTNDLIPLVKKFAEISNSLHLNQFSNPLNVIAHYQTTAREIDEQLNSVGKTPARIIATMGTGGHLAGISKYFKGKYGDEIEIIGVQPSKDSRIPGIKRQDNGNDLLKEVKVDRVIDVSFEESIQGVINVARNSGILIGLSSGATVAAYDKVKDSKTTVLIFPDDLFKYVDIIEETLKDNSE; translated from the coding sequence ATGTGGCCTACTCCGCTGTTAAAGCTAAAGATAGGAGATGATGTCTGGGGAAAGCTAGAATATTACAATCCTTTCAGCAGGAGCATAAAGGATAGGACTGCATACTACTTATTCAAGCAAGCGTTAGTTAACAACTCTAGACAAATCGTTGAAGCTACATCAGGTAATTTAGGCGTGGCATTAGCATCATTATCAGCAATTTATGGAGTAAAATTCACGATGTTTATTCCTATAACAGCACCAAGAGTGTATAAGGTTCTCGTAAAGTTATTAGGCGGAGATGTGATAGAAGGTGGAAATTCTACAAACGATTTAATTCCTTTGGTGAAAAAATTTGCAGAGATAAGTAATTCTTTGCACTTGAATCAGTTTAGCAACCCATTAAACGTGATAGCTCATTATCAAACTACGGCAAGGGAAATAGATGAGCAACTTAATTCTGTAGGTAAGACCCCTGCGCGCATCATAGCAACTATGGGAACAGGTGGTCATCTAGCTGGAATAAGTAAGTATTTTAAAGGAAAATATGGGGATGAGATCGAGATAATAGGTGTTCAACCTTCTAAAGATTCACGAATACCCGGAATTAAGAGGCAAGATAATGGGAATGACCTGCTTAAAGAAGTCAAGGTAGATAGAGTAATTGATGTATCATTTGAAGAGTCTATTCAAGGAGTAATTAACGTAGCTAGGAATTCTGGAATTCTAATAGGTTTGAGTTCCGGAGCTACTGTTGCTGCTTATGATAAGGTAAAGGATTCTAAGACTACGGTGTTAATTTTCCCAGACGATCTCTTTAAGTATGTTGATATTATAGAGGAAACTTTAAAAGACAATTCAGAATAA
- a CDS encoding sulfurtransferase TusA family protein has protein sequence MKKIESDEICPVILTTVLKEWLSLKEGQEEELSIITKWEAVGQELEKWCKETGNEFIGVSKVNKKFEVRLKLVKK, from the coding sequence TTGAAAAAGATTGAGTCAGACGAAATTTGCCCAGTTATCCTAACTACAGTGTTAAAGGAGTGGCTTTCGTTAAAAGAAGGCCAAGAAGAGGAATTATCAATTATAACTAAATGGGAAGCAGTAGGTCAAGAACTAGAAAAGTGGTGTAAGGAAACTGGGAATGAATTTATTGGTGTTTCAAAAGTAAATAAAAAGTTTGAGGTACGCCTTAAGTTAGTTAAAAAATAA
- a CDS encoding DsrE/DsrF/DrsH-like family protein, with protein MNKITILLADNSMDKLYHGLVIALGAKALGWSVKFFVTSQAVILFTKNRKGASKLSLPFFARIFVKLQMKRLNIPDVSKLIDEALNQGIEFYVDEAGLKLVNANKDDLFENVKLSGSISFLLEAKESDLVITL; from the coding sequence ATGAATAAGATTACTATTCTGCTAGCTGACAATAGTATGGATAAGTTATACCACGGATTAGTTATAGCCTTAGGTGCTAAAGCACTAGGCTGGTCTGTTAAGTTTTTTGTAACTTCTCAAGCTGTAATATTATTTACTAAAAATCGGAAGGGTGCTAGTAAACTGAGTCTACCTTTTTTTGCCAGAATTTTTGTTAAATTACAAATGAAGAGGTTAAATATACCGGATGTATCTAAGCTGATTGATGAGGCGTTAAACCAAGGTATAGAATTTTACGTTGATGAAGCCGGTCTTAAGCTAGTAAACGCTAATAAAGACGATTTATTTGAAAATGTTAAATTGTCTGGAAGTATATCTTTTTTACTTGAAGCTAAAGAGTCAGACTTGGTGATAACTCTTTGA
- a CDS encoding DUF711 family protein: MLIRALTIFINDYSKISEYSDKLSRINEDYIWSKRLSLPPTPKNISLSKLVDFLPSKDKNIMFSLIALDNSDNRIGEIKDILKTDNRIFAHVLVRDIKNIESVARFLISLEPDEATRFALLYNFEFLTTPYFPTSTANTVYDSFGLSLLYVNDFKNGKIDFALQKANEIGKEFQKRLGIKFLGIDASLSPWMNESVAEIIEANSGKIFNIANLWYIGEINQKILESTWRNRVSPIGFSELMLPIAEDNILRERVKEGSLTLKDILLMSYFCVAGIDMVGVYSNLSIYENLLKDIYYIQHVKRRPYGVRLIPTHGNPVLSNMFGEIPEVKTV, translated from the coding sequence ATGTTAATAAGAGCATTAACAATTTTTATAAACGACTATTCTAAGATTTCTGAATACTCAGATAAGCTAAGCAGGATAAATGAAGACTACATTTGGAGTAAAAGGTTGTCATTACCTCCTACTCCCAAAAATATTAGCCTTAGTAAGTTAGTAGATTTTCTACCTAGTAAAGATAAAAACATTATGTTTAGTCTAATTGCGCTTGATAATAGCGATAATAGAATCGGAGAAATTAAAGATATATTAAAAACAGATAATAGAATATTCGCACATGTGTTGGTAAGAGATATTAAAAATATAGAAAGTGTAGCTAGGTTTCTCATTAGCTTAGAGCCTGATGAAGCTACGAGGTTCGCGTTATTATATAATTTTGAATTTCTTACTACTCCTTATTTTCCCACGTCAACAGCAAATACTGTATACGACTCTTTTGGCTTATCCTTACTTTATGTTAATGACTTTAAAAACGGAAAAATAGATTTTGCATTACAGAAAGCTAATGAGATTGGAAAGGAATTTCAGAAAAGATTAGGTATAAAATTTTTAGGTATTGACGCTTCATTATCCCCATGGATGAATGAAAGCGTAGCCGAAATTATTGAGGCTAATAGTGGGAAAATTTTCAATATAGCTAACTTATGGTATATAGGAGAAATAAATCAAAAAATCTTGGAAAGCACATGGAGGAATAGAGTAAGTCCTATAGGTTTCTCGGAACTAATGTTACCCATAGCTGAGGATAACATATTGAGAGAAAGGGTTAAAGAAGGTTCTCTAACTCTAAAAGATATACTACTAATGAGTTACTTCTGTGTTGCCGGAATTGATATGGTTGGCGTATATTCCAATTTATCTATATATGAAAATTTATTAAAAGATATATATTATATTCAACACGTAAAACGTAGACCATACGGTGTAAGATTAATTCCTACTCATGGTAACCCAGTATTATCCAACATGTTTGGAGAAATACCCGAAGTTAAAACAGTATAG
- a CDS encoding AbrB/MazE/SpoVT family DNA-binding domain-containing protein produces the protein MEVRRVQKFGKSTLMVSLPAEWVKEVGLSPGESVYLEVDEDGSLKVYPPNLKAESNVKEMKVIIQSNSTPSELMGRVIYSLYILGYDRIDIESKTGAFTEDILRKIKDSIRNLIGLEIVSQSTDYIQIQSFLDPTKYTMNNLINRLSNSIKQMLHYLDLGIKEGSRTFLQEVVELEKEIDRLYYLALRQLLLAQMNRSLAYMIGVKRIQIVGNRILIKAIEEAADEISEIALDLLSLHPPDLEELRKLWDKMNIYIEQTSSVIDHSVKVLSKEDIILINEVMEELRTLRRVLITETLISEEITKEIKSPSLLAIVRTFNLRLYNAIRRMEPITEIAFNRSLENLKEVQIVS, from the coding sequence ATGGAAGTTAGGAGGGTTCAAAAATTCGGAAAATCTACGCTCATGGTTTCGTTACCTGCAGAATGGGTAAAGGAAGTAGGACTTAGTCCCGGTGAAAGCGTTTATCTAGAAGTAGATGAAGACGGAAGCCTTAAGGTATATCCTCCAAACTTGAAGGCTGAGAGTAACGTAAAAGAAATGAAGGTGATAATTCAGAGCAACTCAACCCCATCAGAATTGATGGGGAGAGTGATTTACTCCTTATATATTTTAGGATATGACAGAATAGATATTGAAAGCAAAACTGGGGCTTTTACTGAAGATATTTTGAGAAAAATTAAAGACTCGATAAGGAATTTGATAGGATTGGAAATAGTGTCTCAATCGACTGATTATATTCAGATACAATCCTTCTTAGATCCCACGAAATATACGATGAATAATTTAATAAATAGGTTATCAAATTCTATAAAACAAATGCTCCATTATCTGGACTTAGGGATAAAGGAAGGGAGTAGAACTTTTCTCCAGGAGGTTGTCGAGCTGGAGAAGGAAATAGATAGATTGTACTACCTTGCATTAAGACAACTATTGTTAGCTCAGATGAATAGAAGTTTAGCCTATATGATAGGCGTGAAGAGAATACAAATAGTAGGTAATAGAATATTGATAAAGGCAATAGAGGAAGCTGCAGACGAAATTAGTGAAATAGCATTAGACTTGTTGTCACTACATCCTCCAGATTTAGAAGAGCTCAGAAAACTATGGGATAAGATGAACATTTACATAGAACAGACTTCATCGGTCATTGACCACTCAGTTAAGGTACTATCCAAAGAGGATATTATATTAATAAATGAGGTTATGGAGGAATTAAGAACCTTAAGAAGAGTCCTAATAACGGAGACGTTAATATCGGAAGAGATAACTAAAGAAATAAAATCACCATCATTATTAGCAATAGTAAGAACATTCAACTTAAGGTTATATAACGCTATCAGAAGAATGGAGCCTATTACTGAAATAGCATTTAACAGAAGCTTAGAAAACTTAAAAGAAGTACAAATTGTTAGCTAA